From one Staphylococcus kloosii genomic stretch:
- a CDS encoding COG3942 and LysM peptidoglycan-binding domain-containing protein, whose product MKKTITSSIFSLSLIGLINHTASASQSHQVAEEETQLSTLAEKYASTTSDIIKLNGLAENTTHVAKGTTLLLPDQDIVEVKTGDTLYKIGKKYQVSLEKIYKLNPNVTEMIHAGQRITITEKGSAHLSPFNSELRTAVQSTQHTTATATNNTSDFSNRYANSYTTQYTSNYNINTQPYNYDASQSSYYQQPSYNTRSTNFAGHNNYYDWGQCTYYAFDRRQQLGKSISTLWGNANNWASAAQSQGFTVNNQPAVGAVFQTTAGPFGHVGIVEKTNQDGSIVVSEMNWQGLGQKSYRTITNTGAYQYIH is encoded by the coding sequence ATGAAAAAAACTATCACGAGTTCTATTTTTTCTTTATCATTAATTGGTTTAATAAATCATACAGCTTCGGCAAGTCAGAGTCATCAAGTTGCTGAGGAAGAAACTCAACTTAGTACATTAGCAGAGAAATATGCTTCAACAACATCAGACATTATTAAATTGAATGGTCTAGCGGAAAATACGACACATGTCGCTAAAGGTACAACGCTTTTATTACCAGACCAAGATATTGTAGAGGTAAAAACGGGTGACACGTTATATAAAATAGGTAAAAAATATCAGGTTTCTTTAGAAAAAATTTATAAGTTAAACCCTAACGTAACTGAGATGATTCACGCAGGACAACGCATCACAATCACGGAAAAAGGTTCTGCACACTTATCACCATTTAATAGTGAGTTAAGAACTGCAGTACAATCAACTCAACATACAACAGCTACAGCTACAAACAATACGTCAGATTTTAGTAATCGGTATGCAAATTCATACACTACACAATATACAAGTAATTACAATATAAATACACAACCATACAATTATGATGCAAGTCAATCTAGTTATTATCAACAGCCGTCATACAATACGCGAAGCACTAATTTTGCAGGACATAATAATTATTATGATTGGGGTCAATGTACATATTATGCATTTGATCGTCGCCAACAATTAGGCAAATCAATTAGTACGTTATGGGGCAATGCTAATAACTGGGCTTCAGCAGCACAAAGTCAAGGATTTACAGTAAATAATCAACCAGCTGTAGGTGCAGTTTTTCAAACAACTGCGGGACCATTTGGTCATGTAGGTATCGTTGAAAAGACGAATCAAGATGGTTCTATTGTCGTTTCTGAAATGAATTGGCAAGGTTTAGGACAAAAATCATATCGTACAATTACGAATACTGGAGCATATCAATACATTCATTAA
- the hpf gene encoding ribosome hibernation-promoting factor, HPF/YfiA family has translation MIRFEIHGENLTITDAIRNYIEEKIGKLERYFNDVPDATAHVKVKTYTNSTTKIEVTIPLKNVTLRAEERNDDLYAGIDLINSKLERQVRKYKTRVNRKHKDRGEPDVFAEITEPNNDVKEDSSEDTDFEIIRSKQFSLKPMDSEEAVLQMDLLGHDFFIFTDRETDGTSIVYKRKDGKYGLIETSE, from the coding sequence ATGATCAGATTTGAAATTCACGGAGAGAACCTCACTATTACTGATGCTATTCGCAACTATATTGAGGAGAAGATTGGTAAGCTAGAACGCTATTTTAATGATGTGCCAGATGCCACTGCACATGTAAAAGTGAAAACGTATACTAATTCAACAACTAAAATTGAAGTAACTATCCCGCTTAAAAATGTTACTCTAAGAGCAGAGGAACGTAACGATGATTTATATGCAGGAATTGATTTAATTAATAGTAAGTTAGAGAGACAAGTTCGAAAATATAAAACTAGAGTTAATCGTAAGCATAAAGACCGCGGAGAGCCTGACGTTTTCGCTGAAATTACAGAACCAAATAATGATGTGAAAGAAGATAGTTCTGAAGATACAGATTTCGAAATTATACGTTCTAAACAGTTTAGCTTAAAGCCAATGGATTCTGAAGAAGCAGTACTACAAATGGATTTATTAGGACATGATTTCTTTATTTTCACAGATCGTGAAACAGATGGCACAAGCATTGTTTACAAACGTAAAGATGGTAAATACGGATTAATCGAAACATCAGAATAA
- a CDS encoding ComF family protein produces MPKCLQCRTPFIDQIDIINLFNSANNICESCKVQWAEAQINKAERCQRCLKRKDNNDSICKDCLYLTHHYTLMEQLYCQYNYSGAVKKTLQQYKFMKDYALKEVIAQRITLPQNKYDHIIPIPSPTDRDNERTFNAVTAVLDELDVTYLSCVEAQYKLKQSSLTKKQRAAQANPFEIITTHDFTDRYILLVDDIYTTGITVHQVACNFFVRKIRKFDVFTFAR; encoded by the coding sequence ATGCCTAAATGTTTACAATGTCGTACACCTTTTATAGACCAAATAGATATTATTAACTTGTTTAATAGCGCCAATAATATTTGCGAAAGTTGCAAAGTGCAATGGGCAGAAGCTCAAATTAACAAAGCAGAGCGTTGTCAAAGATGTTTAAAGCGTAAAGATAATAATGATTCTATATGTAAAGATTGTTTGTACCTAACGCACCATTATACCTTAATGGAGCAACTTTATTGCCAATATAACTATAGCGGTGCGGTTAAAAAAACGCTGCAACAGTATAAATTTATGAAAGATTACGCATTAAAAGAAGTCATTGCACAAAGAATAACATTACCGCAAAATAAATATGACCATATTATTCCGATACCTTCTCCGACAGACAGAGATAATGAACGCACTTTCAACGCAGTGACGGCTGTATTGGATGAGCTGGATGTAACATACTTATCATGTGTGGAAGCACAATATAAATTAAAACAATCTTCGTTAACTAAAAAGCAAAGAGCAGCACAAGCTAATCCATTCGAAATTATTACGACTCATGATTTCACCGATAGATACATTTTACTTGTAGATGATATTTATACAACTGGAATTACCGTTCATCAAGTAGCGTGTAATTTTTTTGTAAGAAAAATCAGAAAATTCGATGTGTTTACGTTTGCACGGTAG
- a CDS encoding YfbR-like 5'-deoxynucleotidase — MGVHQYFKRLSDLETLIRLPGKFKYFEHNVAAHSFKVTKIAQYLGTVEEYRGSTVDWKSLYEKALNHDFAEIFTGDIKTPVKYASGELKKLFSQVEEEMVDTFISEEIPEHFQNIYRERLQEGKDDSLEGQILSVADKIDLLYETLGEIQKRNPEPLFFEIYEMSLETIMQFDHLYSVQDFIEHIIPEMLQEKYIPKSELYDTTMSIINKRNE, encoded by the coding sequence ATGGGTGTACATCAATATTTCAAACGTTTATCCGACTTAGAAACGTTAATAAGACTACCAGGGAAATTTAAATATTTTGAACATAATGTAGCGGCGCACTCGTTTAAAGTTACGAAAATTGCGCAATATTTAGGTACAGTTGAAGAGTATAGAGGTAGTACAGTAGATTGGAAGAGTTTATATGAAAAAGCACTAAACCATGACTTTGCTGAAATATTTACCGGGGATATCAAAACACCTGTGAAGTATGCGAGTGGTGAACTAAAAAAATTATTCTCGCAAGTTGAAGAAGAAATGGTCGACACATTTATTAGTGAAGAAATACCAGAACATTTTCAAAATATTTATCGTGAACGACTACAAGAAGGTAAAGATGACTCGTTAGAAGGTCAAATTCTATCAGTAGCAGATAAGATTGATTTATTATATGAAACATTAGGCGAAATACAGAAACGAAACCCAGAGCCATTGTTTTTTGAAATTTATGAAATGTCTCTAGAAACTATCATGCAATTTGATCACCTTTATTCGGTGCAAGATTTTATAGAGCATATTATTCCAGAAATGTTACAAGAAAAATATATTCCAAAGTCAGAGTTATATGATACAACGATGAGTATTATCAATAAAAGAAATGAGTGA
- the uvrB gene encoding excinuclease ABC subunit UvrB: MEHYPFKLASDFKPQGDQPQAIQKIVDGINEGKRHQTLLGATGTGKTFTMSNVIKEVGKPTLIIAHNKTLAGQLYSEFKEFFPENRVEYFVSYYDYYQPEAYVPSTDTFIEKDASINDEIDQLRHSATSALFERDDVIIIASVSCIYGLGNPDEYRDLVVSVRVGMEMDRSELLRQLVDVQYTRNDIDFRRGTFRVRGDVVEIFPASREEMCIRVEFFGDEIDRIREVNYLTGEVIREREHFAIFPASHFVTREEKMKSAIQRIEDELAERLEELRSENKLLEAQRLEQRTNYDLEMMREMGFCSGIENYSVHLTLRPLGSTPYTLLDYFGDDWLIMVDESHVTLPQVRGMYNGDRARKQVLVDHGFRLPSALDNRPLKFEEFEEKTNQLVYVSATPGPYEIEHTDEMVEQIIRPTGLLDPKIEVRPTENQIDDLLGEIQERIDKNERVLVTTLTKKMSEDLTTYMKEAGIKVNYLHSEIKTLERIEIIRDLRMGTYDVVVGINLLREGIDIPEVSLVVILDADKEGFLRSERSLVQTIGRAARNSEGEVIMYGDKITDSMRYAIDETERRREIQTAYNEKYGITPTTINKKIHDVISATVESDDTNEQQQKELPKKMTKKEREKTIQNIEKEMKQAAKDLDFEKATELRDMLFELKAEG, encoded by the coding sequence ATGGAACATTACCCATTTAAATTAGCTTCTGATTTTAAACCTCAAGGCGATCAACCTCAAGCTATACAAAAAATTGTAGATGGCATCAATGAAGGTAAAAGACATCAAACATTACTAGGAGCCACAGGTACTGGTAAAACGTTTACGATGAGTAACGTTATTAAAGAGGTTGGTAAACCAACACTCATTATCGCTCACAACAAAACATTGGCAGGCCAATTATATAGTGAGTTTAAAGAATTTTTCCCTGAAAATAGAGTCGAATATTTTGTTAGTTATTATGACTATTATCAACCCGAAGCATATGTGCCTTCCACAGATACATTTATTGAAAAAGACGCTTCTATTAACGATGAAATAGACCAATTACGTCACTCTGCAACGAGTGCTTTGTTTGAACGCGATGACGTTATCATTATTGCCAGTGTAAGTTGTATTTATGGTTTAGGTAATCCAGATGAATATCGCGATTTAGTAGTTAGTGTAAGAGTTGGCATGGAAATGGATAGAAGTGAATTGTTACGTCAATTAGTAGATGTACAATATACACGTAATGATATTGACTTTCGTCGTGGGACTTTCAGAGTACGTGGCGATGTCGTGGAAATTTTCCCGGCTTCTCGTGAAGAAATGTGTATCCGAGTTGAATTTTTTGGTGATGAAATAGATAGAATTAGAGAAGTGAATTACTTAACTGGCGAAGTTATACGTGAACGTGAACACTTTGCGATCTTCCCAGCCTCTCACTTCGTAACTCGTGAAGAAAAGATGAAATCAGCTATCCAACGTATAGAAGATGAATTAGCCGAACGTTTAGAAGAATTAAGATCTGAAAATAAATTATTAGAAGCGCAAAGACTTGAACAACGTACGAACTATGATTTAGAGATGATGCGTGAGATGGGCTTCTGTTCAGGAATTGAAAACTATTCAGTCCATTTAACTTTAAGACCATTAGGTTCAACGCCATATACACTATTAGATTACTTTGGTGACGACTGGCTTATTATGGTCGATGAATCACATGTTACGTTACCACAAGTACGAGGCATGTATAACGGAGATAGAGCACGTAAACAAGTATTGGTCGACCATGGCTTTAGGTTGCCTAGTGCTTTAGATAATAGACCGTTAAAATTTGAGGAATTCGAAGAAAAAACAAATCAACTTGTATATGTGTCTGCAACACCTGGACCTTATGAAATAGAACATACAGACGAAATGGTAGAACAAATTATTCGTCCAACTGGATTACTAGATCCTAAAATTGAAGTGCGTCCTACTGAAAATCAAATCGATGATTTATTGGGTGAAATTCAGGAACGTATCGACAAAAATGAACGTGTGCTCGTTACAACATTAACGAAAAAAATGAGTGAAGATTTGACGACCTATATGAAAGAAGCGGGTATTAAAGTCAATTATCTACATTCCGAGATTAAAACATTAGAGCGTATTGAAATTATAAGAGATTTACGTATGGGAACTTATGATGTTGTTGTCGGAATTAACTTGTTAAGAGAGGGTATAGATATTCCAGAAGTTTCATTAGTTGTTATTTTAGATGCTGATAAAGAAGGCTTTTTACGTTCAGAACGTTCGTTAGTACAAACAATTGGTCGTGCTGCACGTAACAGTGAAGGTGAAGTAATTATGTATGGCGACAAAATAACAGACTCAATGCGTTATGCTATTGATGAAACTGAACGTCGTCGAGAAATACAAACAGCCTATAACGAAAAATATGGCATTACACCGACTACAATTAACAAAAAAATTCACGATGTTATTAGTGCCACTGTTGAAAGTGATGACACGAATGAACAACAGCAAAAAGAACTACCTAAGAAAATGACTAAGAAAGAACGCGAAAAAACAATTCAAAATATAGAAAAAGAAATGAAACAAGCTGCCAAAGATTTAGACTTTGAAAAAGCTACTGAACTAAGAGATATGTTATTTGAATTAAAAGCAGAAGGGTGA
- a CDS encoding CsbA family protein, protein MIWYILASFFPCVLVILFSVLTRSKWVGTILTLVLIGVSVQKGFFHNEWIIFIDVVSILAGYIIIDNLKFHKKDDDYD, encoded by the coding sequence ATGATATGGTACATACTTGCTTCATTTTTCCCATGTGTATTAGTCATTTTATTTAGCGTATTAACTAGAAGTAAATGGGTTGGAACAATTTTAACGTTAGTATTAATTGGCGTATCCGTTCAAAAGGGATTTTTTCACAATGAATGGATAATTTTTATCGATGTAGTATCTATTTTGGCAGGCTATATCATTATAGATAATTTAAAGTTTCATAAAAAAGATGATGATTATGATTAA
- the fakB1 gene encoding fatty acid kinase binding subunit FakB1, giving the protein MKIAVITDSTSYLSESILKKHNIPIAPLSVTFDNGDNYIENETIFAPEFQERMKKSKTIPTTSQPAIGEFIKKYEQLRDQGYTDIIGVFLSSGISGSYQTATQAAELVEGVKVHTFDSKLAAMVEGSYVLRAIELINKGLQPKEIIDDLTDMRENTGAFLMVDDLKNLQKSGRITGAQAWIGTMLKMKPVLKFDDGKIVPEEKVRTKKKALLALENKVIEKVKELDTFTIFVIGGDKKEDTEWLYNDLKQKYPDYKIIYSEFGPVILAHLGSGGIGLGYVSRDIIEE; this is encoded by the coding sequence ATGAAGATAGCTGTGATAACAGACTCTACAAGCTACTTGAGTGAGTCTATTTTAAAGAAACATAATATACCTATAGCTCCTCTAAGTGTTACTTTTGATAATGGTGATAACTATATAGAAAATGAAACGATCTTTGCGCCAGAATTCCAAGAACGTATGAAGAAATCTAAGACGATACCTACAACAAGCCAACCTGCAATTGGTGAATTTATAAAAAAATATGAACAATTGCGAGATCAAGGATATACAGATATTATCGGCGTCTTTCTGTCTTCAGGTATTAGTGGTAGTTATCAAACGGCTACACAAGCGGCAGAGTTAGTCGAAGGCGTTAAGGTACATACATTTGACTCAAAATTAGCTGCTATGGTTGAAGGATCGTATGTGTTAAGGGCGATTGAACTGATTAATAAAGGATTACAACCAAAAGAAATAATCGATGATTTAACTGATATGCGCGAAAACACAGGCGCCTTTTTAATGGTAGACGATTTGAAAAATCTACAAAAGAGTGGACGAATTACTGGAGCACAAGCTTGGATTGGTACAATGCTAAAAATGAAACCCGTACTTAAATTTGATGACGGTAAAATTGTTCCGGAAGAAAAAGTGCGCACAAAGAAAAAAGCATTGCTTGCACTTGAAAATAAAGTGATTGAGAAGGTTAAAGAACTAGATACTTTTACTATTTTCGTTATAGGTGGAGATAAGAAAGAGGACACTGAATGGTTATATAATGATTTAAAACAAAAATATCCAGACTATAAAATCATATATTCTGAGTTTGGACCTGTCATTCTTGCACATCTAGGTTCAGGTGGCATAGGCTTAGGCTATGTAAGTAGAGATATAATAGAAGAATAA
- the secA gene encoding preprotein translocase subunit SecA produces the protein MGFLSKIADGNNKEIKRLGKLADKVLSLEEDIAILTDEEIRNKTAEFQEKLQAEDDIKKQEKILEDILPEAFALVREGSKRVFNMIPYRVQVMGGIAIHKGDIAEMRTGEGKTLTATMPTYLNALAGRGVHVITVNEYLASSQSEEMAELYNFLGLSVGLNLNSKSTEEKRAAYADDITYSTNNELGFDYLRDNMVNYAEERVMRPLNFAIIDEVDSILIDEARTPLIISGEAEKSTSLYTQANVFAKMLKNEDDYNYDEKTKAVQLTEQGIDKAERMFKIDNLYDVKNVEIISHINTALRAHVTLQRDVDYMINDGEILIVDQFTGRTMPGRRFSEGLHQAIEAKEGVKIQNESKTMASITFQNFFRMYNKLSGMTGTAKTEEEEFRNIYNMTVTQIPTNKPVQRIDKPDLIYISQKGKFDAVVEDVIEKHKEGQPVLLGTVAVETSEYISNLLKKRGIRHDVLNAKNHEREAEIVANAGQRGAVTIATNMAGRGTDIKLGDGVEELGGLAVIGTERHESRRIDDQLRGRSGRQGDRGDSRFYLSLQDELMVRFGSERLQKMMDRLGMDDSTPIESKMVSRAVESAQKRVEGNNFDARKRILEYDDVLRKQREIIYSERNSIIDSENSSELVNSMLQSTLERSVAHYINDDEEDPDYEPFVNYVDDVFLNENELNVSEIKGKDSEDIYQLVWEKVEKALAEQKEAIGEQFDEFERMILLRSIDTHWTDHIDTMDQLREGIHLRSYGQQNPLRDYQNEGHQLFDSMMQQIEEDVSKYILKSVVTVEDDVERDKSTDFGKAEHVSAEDGKEKAKAQPYVKDEHIGRNDPCPCGSGKKYKNCHGA, from the coding sequence ATGGGTTTTTTATCAAAGATTGCTGATGGCAATAATAAAGAAATAAAACGCCTTGGTAAATTAGCAGACAAAGTGCTCTCATTAGAAGAGGATATAGCAATACTAACTGATGAAGAGATTCGAAATAAAACTGCAGAATTTCAAGAGAAACTGCAAGCAGAAGACGATATTAAAAAACAAGAAAAAATATTGGAAGATATCTTACCAGAAGCCTTTGCTTTAGTGCGCGAAGGTTCTAAACGTGTTTTCAACATGATTCCTTATCGTGTCCAAGTAATGGGTGGTATTGCTATCCATAAAGGCGATATTGCAGAAATGCGTACTGGTGAAGGTAAAACATTAACGGCTACAATGCCTACGTATTTAAATGCCTTAGCAGGCCGAGGCGTTCACGTTATTACGGTCAACGAATATTTAGCTAGTTCACAAAGTGAAGAGATGGCTGAACTATACAACTTTTTAGGTTTATCTGTAGGACTAAATTTAAACAGTAAATCAACTGAAGAAAAGCGTGCAGCATATGCTGATGATATAACATATAGCACTAACAACGAATTAGGTTTTGATTACTTACGTGATAACATGGTGAACTATGCCGAAGAACGTGTAATGCGTCCATTGAACTTTGCAATCATTGACGAAGTCGACTCAATTTTAATTGATGAAGCACGTACGCCATTGATTATTTCAGGTGAAGCTGAAAAATCTACTTCTTTATATACGCAAGCTAATGTATTTGCGAAAATGTTAAAAAATGAAGACGACTATAATTATGATGAAAAAACAAAAGCGGTGCAGTTAACTGAACAAGGTATTGATAAAGCAGAACGTATGTTTAAAATCGATAATTTATATGATGTTAAAAACGTTGAAATCATTAGCCATATCAATACAGCATTACGTGCACATGTAACGTTACAACGTGATGTAGACTATATGATTAATGACGGAGAAATTTTAATTGTAGACCAATTTACAGGTCGTACAATGCCAGGTCGCCGTTTCTCTGAAGGTTTACACCAAGCAATTGAAGCTAAAGAGGGCGTAAAAATTCAAAACGAATCTAAAACGATGGCCTCTATAACATTCCAAAACTTCTTTAGAATGTACAACAAATTGTCTGGTATGACAGGTACAGCTAAAACTGAAGAAGAAGAATTTAGAAATATTTATAATATGACCGTTACACAAATACCAACGAATAAACCGGTACAACGTATTGATAAGCCAGATTTAATCTATATTAGTCAAAAAGGTAAATTTGATGCAGTTGTTGAAGATGTTATTGAAAAACATAAAGAAGGACAACCTGTTCTTTTAGGTACGGTAGCAGTTGAAACAAGTGAATATATTTCTAATTTACTTAAAAAACGTGGTATCCGACACGATGTATTGAATGCTAAAAACCACGAACGCGAAGCAGAAATTGTTGCAAACGCTGGTCAACGTGGCGCTGTTACAATCGCTACAAACATGGCCGGTCGTGGTACAGACATCAAACTTGGCGATGGCGTCGAAGAATTAGGTGGTTTAGCGGTTATTGGTACTGAACGTCACGAATCTAGACGTATTGATGACCAATTAAGAGGTCGTTCTGGTCGTCAAGGTGACCGTGGGGATAGTCGTTTTTATTTATCATTACAAGACGAATTAATGGTTCGTTTTGGTTCTGAAAGATTACAAAAAATGATGGACCGTTTAGGCATGGACGATTCAACGCCGATAGAATCTAAAATGGTATCTCGTGCTGTTGAATCTGCACAAAAACGTGTTGAAGGTAATAACTTTGATGCACGTAAACGTATCCTTGAATATGATGATGTATTACGTAAACAACGTGAAATCATATATAGTGAACGTAATAGCATTATCGATAGTGAAAATAGTAGTGAACTTGTAAATTCTATGTTGCAATCAACACTAGAACGCAGTGTTGCACATTATATTAATGATGACGAAGAAGACCCAGACTACGAACCATTCGTAAATTACGTCGATGATGTATTTTTAAATGAAAATGAATTAAACGTATCTGAAATAAAAGGTAAAGATAGCGAAGACATCTATCAACTAGTATGGGAAAAAGTAGAAAAAGCATTAGCTGAACAAAAAGAAGCAATTGGTGAGCAATTCGACGAATTTGAACGTATGATATTATTACGTTCTATCGATACACACTGGACTGATCATATTGATACAATGGATCAACTTAGAGAAGGTATTCATTTACGTTCTTATGGTCAACAAAACCCATTACGTGACTATCAAAATGAAGGTCATCAGCTATTCGACTCAATGATGCAACAAATCGAAGAAGATGTTAGTAAATATATCTTAAAATCTGTCGTTACGGTAGAAGATGATGTAGAAAGAGATAAATCTACTGACTTTGGTAAGGCCGAACATGTTTCAGCAGAAGATGGCAAAGAAAAAGCTAAAGCGCAACCTTATGTTAAAGATGAACATATTGGCCGAAATGACCCATGCCCATGCGGTAGTGGTAAAAAATACAAAAACTGTCACGGCGCATAA
- the prfB gene encoding peptide chain release factor 2 (programmed frameshift): protein MELSEMKRNLDSYEAKLDQLRGSLDLEEKETNIQEYEEMMADPTFWDDQNKAQDIIDKNNALKSVVNDFTSLTDELDDMSATHELLVEENDDDMKEALESQITEFNDKIERFELQLLLDGPYDANNAILELHPGAGGTESQDWTSMLLRMYQRYCEQQGYKVETADYQPGDEAGVKSVTIIVKGHNAYGYLKAEKGVHRLVRISPFDSSGRRHTSFASCDVIPEFNNNEIEIEINPDDITIDTFRASGAGGQHINKTESAIRITHHPTGIVVNNQNERSQIKNREAALKMLKAKLYQLELEEQEKQMAEIRGEQKEIGWGSQIRSYVFHPYSMVKDHRTNEETGKVDAVMDGDIGPFMEAYLRNQMANAEK, encoded by the exons ATGGAATTATCAGAAATGAAAAGAAACTTAGATAGTTATGAAGCTAAATTAGACCAACTTAGGGGGTCTCTT GACTTAGAGGAAAAAGAGACAAATATTCAAGAATACGAAGAAATGATGGCGGACCCAACATTTTGGGATGATCAAAATAAAGCACAAGACATTATCGATAAAAATAATGCGTTAAAGTCTGTGGTTAATGATTTTACTAGTTTGACTGATGAATTAGATGATATGTCAGCTACGCACGAGTTATTAGTAGAAGAAAATGATGACGATATGAAAGAAGCGTTAGAAAGCCAAATCACGGAATTTAATGATAAAATCGAACGCTTTGAATTACAATTATTACTAGATGGACCTTATGATGCAAATAACGCAATCTTAGAATTACATCCAGGTGCAGGCGGTACAGAGTCTCAAGATTGGACGAGCATGCTTTTAAGAATGTATCAACGTTATTGTGAACAACAAGGTTATAAAGTAGAAACAGCTGATTATCAACCGGGTGATGAAGCAGGCGTGAAGAGTGTGACAATTATCGTTAAAGGTCACAATGCTTATGGCTATTTAAAAGCTGAAAAAGGTGTGCATAGATTAGTACGTATCTCACCATTTGATTCTTCAGGTAGACGTCATACTTCATTTGCTTCTTGTGACGTAATTCCTGAATTTAACAACAACGAGATAGAAATTGAAATCAATCCAGACGATATTACAATTGATACGTTCAGAGCGTCTGGTGCAGGTGGTCAGCACATAAACAAAACAGAATCAGCAATCCGTATTACGCACCATCCAACTGGCATTGTCGTTAATAACCAAAACGAACGTTCACAAATTAAAAACCGTGAAGCGGCGTTAAAAATGTTAAAAGCCAAATTGTATCAATTAGAATTAGAAGAACAAGAAAAACAAATGGCTGAAATTCGTGGTGAACAAAAAGAAATTGGTTGGGGCAGCCAAATTAGATCTTATGTATTCCATCCATATTCAATGGTAAAAGACCATCGAACAAATGAAGAAACTGGTAAAGTTGATGCAGTAATGGACGGGGATATTGGTCCATTCATGGAAGCATATTTACGTAATCAAATGGCGAATGCAGAAAAATAA
- a CDS encoding DEAD/DEAH box helicase family protein: MDNVNSVLITTSAKQKSTAQYQLKFPLTEQQLYAANKIVEAIKAQENLLLDAVTGAGKTEMIFKGIQYARQHGLNVAVVSPRVDVVIEVSLRLVEAFEYEDIDIIYEGHPQQYNGHFVVATVQQLLRFKKHFDVVFIDEVDAFPLAMDLILMKALTLASCPKYSHIYMTATPPKQLLKTIPPHNQIKLPARYHRRLLPVPTFKYLKIYTHKIHPTLVQLLKQQIQNKRITLVFVNNIIDMKKLYQLYRSYIEDMTYVYSEDSERYEKIADLRAGKYKVIFTTTILERGFTMAHLDVIVLESHLFLTSALIQIAGRVGRKLYAFDGLVLFCHQGVSWSMIAARRKIKHMNHLAIKKGWVDA; the protein is encoded by the coding sequence ATGGATAATGTGAATTCAGTACTAATAACAACGAGTGCTAAACAAAAATCTACTGCACAATATCAATTAAAATTTCCGTTAACCGAACAACAATTATACGCTGCTAATAAAATAGTAGAAGCTATAAAGGCGCAAGAAAATTTATTACTCGATGCTGTAACTGGTGCTGGTAAAACAGAAATGATATTTAAAGGTATCCAGTATGCTAGACAACACGGTTTGAATGTAGCAGTCGTGTCACCCCGTGTAGATGTTGTAATTGAAGTGAGCTTGAGACTCGTAGAAGCATTTGAATATGAAGATATTGATATAATATATGAAGGGCATCCACAACAATATAACGGTCATTTTGTAGTAGCGACAGTGCAACAATTATTGCGCTTTAAAAAGCATTTTGACGTGGTATTTATAGATGAAGTAGATGCTTTTCCATTAGCAATGGATCTCATACTTATGAAAGCACTCACTCTAGCTTCATGCCCCAAATATAGTCATATTTATATGACTGCCACGCCTCCAAAACAACTGCTTAAAACTATCCCTCCACATAATCAAATAAAATTACCTGCACGTTATCACCGACGTTTATTACCTGTCCCCACATTTAAATATTTAAAAATTTATACACATAAAATACATCCAACGTTAGTACAATTACTTAAACAACAAATACAAAATAAGCGTATAACACTTGTATTCGTTAATAACATAATTGATATGAAGAAATTGTATCAATTATACCGATCCTATATAGAGGATATGACCTATGTATATAGTGAAGATAGCGAGCGATACGAAAAAATTGCTGACTTAAGGGCGGGAAAATATAAAGTTATTTTTACAACTACCATTTTAGAAAGAGGCTTCACAATGGCACATTTAGATGTCATTGTTTTGGAAAGTCATTTGTTTCTCACTTCGGCTTTAATACAAATTGCAGGCAGGGTAGGAAGAAAGTTATATGCATTTGATGGTTTAGTCTTATTTTGTCATCAGGGTGTTTCTTGGTCTATGATAGCTGCTCGCAGAAAAATAAAACATATGAATCATTTAGCTATTAAGAAAGGGTGGGTCGATGCCTAA